Proteins co-encoded in one Candidatus Nomurabacteria bacterium genomic window:
- the def gene encoding peptide deformylase encodes MNKLVAQNHPALHSIAEEITPEEFADGSVAKILAGMRKAIKTYDVDGYAAVAIAAPQVGVAKRMFLVEDQNQDRDEALPTVIAINPRIVKYSKKVHEVGEGCLSVPNKYGVVERHKNVVLEALDEHGQPFSRGAGGLLAQIFQHECDHLDGTLFIDRAVETWHKDDRPAGITEAEDEQN; translated from the coding sequence ATGAATAAGTTAGTCGCCCAAAACCACCCAGCTCTCCATAGTATTGCTGAGGAAATCACTCCCGAAGAATTTGCTGACGGCTCAGTCGCCAAGATTCTCGCTGGCATGCGCAAAGCTATCAAAACCTACGATGTAGACGGCTACGCAGCTGTTGCAATTGCAGCACCACAAGTCGGTGTCGCCAAGCGGATGTTTTTGGTAGAAGATCAAAACCAAGACCGTGATGAAGCCTTACCTACCGTCATCGCAATTAACCCGCGGATTGTAAAATACTCTAAGAAAGTCCATGAAGTGGGTGAAGGTTGTCTCTCCGTACCGAATAAATACGGCGTGGTTGAGCGCCACAAAAATGTCGTACTAGAAGCGCTCGACGAGCATGGTCAGCCATTTTCTCGCGGGGCCGGCGGCCTCTTGGCACAAATTTTCCAACACGAATGCGATCATCTCGACGGCACACTCTTTATCGACCGCGCTGTAGAGACCTGGCATAAAGACGACCGCCCAGCTGGTATAACCGAAGCCGAAGATGAACAAAATTAA
- a CDS encoding methionyl-tRNA formyltransferase → MNKIKFAYFGGEPLGVPVLEALKAADLLPSLIVCNPDRPSGRGHMLTPPPVKVWAEENGIEVFQPTNYKDDVAKSRLEAEDWDVFVVVAYNFILPEWFLHLPKHQTLNVHPSLLPKLRGASPIRTAILKDLREDIGVTVMLLDSEMDHGPILDQEQVYIEDENWPLSGPNLDQLLATTGGELLAEIIPAWVAGELSPQEQDHELATYCSRFEKGQNELTIDPTRLPAGDKAWNMWLKINAFTGIGDTFFMHEGKRIKIKAARFENNSLQILRVIPEGKKEIDFSEYLKQI, encoded by the coding sequence ATGAACAAAATTAAATTTGCCTATTTTGGTGGTGAACCACTTGGCGTGCCAGTCCTTGAAGCGCTTAAGGCGGCCGATTTACTCCCATCACTCATTGTTTGCAACCCCGATCGGCCGAGCGGTCGCGGTCACATGCTCACACCGCCCCCAGTCAAAGTCTGGGCGGAAGAAAATGGGATCGAAGTCTTTCAACCAACCAACTACAAGGATGACGTCGCGAAATCACGCCTAGAAGCAGAAGACTGGGATGTCTTTGTGGTGGTAGCCTATAATTTCATTTTGCCGGAATGGTTTTTGCACCTCCCAAAGCACCAAACTCTCAATGTACACCCCTCACTTTTACCAAAGCTGCGTGGCGCCAGTCCGATTCGCACGGCAATTTTAAAAGATTTGCGTGAAGATATTGGTGTGACAGTAATGTTGCTCGACAGTGAGATGGATCATGGGCCAATTCTCGACCAGGAGCAGGTCTATATAGAGGACGAGAATTGGCCCCTCTCAGGACCTAACCTCGACCAACTTCTGGCCACCACTGGCGGCGAACTCTTGGCCGAAATTATTCCTGCCTGGGTAGCTGGCGAACTCTCTCCACAAGAACAAGACCACGAACTCGCCACCTACTGCTCACGCTTTGAAAAAGGTCAGAATGAACTTACTATAGACCCGACGCGACTGCCTGCTGGAGATAAAGCTTGGAACATGTGGCTAAAAATCAACGCCTTTACCGGTATCGGCGACACTTTCTTCATGCACGAAGGCAAGCGCATCAAAATCAAAGCAGCCCGCTTCGAGAACAATTCCCTCCAGATTCTTCGAGTCATTCCTGAAGGCAAGAAAGAAATAGATTTTAGTGAGTATTTGAAACAAATATAA
- a CDS encoding prolyl-tRNA synthetase, with protein sequence MRQTKLFTRTKKEAPADEVAKNAQLLIRAGYIHKNMAGAYTFLPLGLRVVEKINRIIREEMNAVGSVEMFMPSLQDPELWKKTDRWSDEKVDVWFKSELQAGGEIGFGWTHEEVITDIMRQFVSSYKDLPFSAYQIQTKFRNEMRAKSGIMRTREFWMKDLYSFAATQEQHDEMYEAIAAAYERVYKRLGIGDKTYKTFASGGAFSKFSHEYQTLADAGEDVVYVSEGKGIAINEEVLQEADLSELGVTRDELEERKSIEVGNIFSLGTKFSEAIGLTYKDETGEVKPVIMGSYGIGPARSMGTVVDLLSDEKGIVWPESIAPFTVHLVGLNLEDEEVRDWADGIYAALKARGAEVLFDDRDVRPGEKFADSDLIGIPYRVVVSRKGREAGTFEVVTRATGEVRNLTEEELYADFDDVADN encoded by the coding sequence ATGCGACAAACAAAACTGTTTACGAGAACCAAAAAAGAGGCGCCGGCCGATGAAGTGGCTAAGAATGCGCAGCTCTTGATTCGTGCTGGCTACATTCACAAAAATATGGCCGGCGCCTACACGTTTTTACCACTCGGACTTCGGGTGGTCGAAAAAATCAATCGTATCATTCGAGAAGAGATGAATGCGGTGGGGAGTGTCGAGATGTTCATGCCAAGCTTGCAGGATCCTGAGCTGTGGAAAAAGACCGACCGATGGAGTGATGAAAAGGTGGATGTATGGTTTAAGTCGGAGCTGCAGGCCGGAGGTGAGATTGGTTTTGGCTGGACGCACGAAGAAGTGATTACCGACATTATGCGTCAGTTTGTGTCTTCGTATAAAGATTTGCCGTTTTCAGCGTATCAGATTCAAACAAAGTTCCGCAATGAAATGCGTGCCAAGAGCGGTATTATGCGAACGCGTGAATTTTGGATGAAGGACTTGTATTCATTTGCTGCTACCCAAGAGCAACACGACGAGATGTATGAAGCAATTGCGGCTGCATATGAACGTGTATATAAGCGTTTAGGGATCGGCGACAAGACGTACAAAACATTTGCGTCTGGTGGCGCCTTCAGTAAGTTTAGTCATGAGTACCAGACTCTGGCTGATGCAGGAGAAGATGTTGTGTATGTATCTGAAGGGAAAGGAATCGCAATTAATGAAGAAGTGCTCCAAGAGGCAGATTTATCCGAGCTTGGTGTTACGCGCGATGAGCTCGAAGAACGAAAGAGTATCGAGGTGGGGAATATTTTCTCACTTGGTACCAAGTTTTCTGAGGCCATCGGGCTTACGTATAAAGATGAAACAGGGGAAGTCAAGCCAGTCATCATGGGTTCTTATGGTATTGGCCCTGCACGCTCAATGGGTACGGTGGTCGACCTGCTGTCCGATGAGAAGGGGATTGTCTGGCCTGAAAGTATTGCGCCGTTTACAGTGCATCTGGTAGGGCTCAACCTTGAAGATGAAGAAGTTCGTGATTGGGCTGATGGTATCTACGCTGCGCTTAAGGCGCGTGGCGCGGAGGTGTTATTTGACGATCGTGATGTACGCCCTGGCGAGAAGTTTGCCGACAGTGATCTCATTGGTATTCCATATCGCGTGGTGGTGAGTCGTAAGGGTCGTGAAGCAGGTACGTTTGAGGTGGTGACACGAGCGACTGGAGAAGTGAGGAATTTGACCGAAGAAGAGCTCTATGCTGATTTTGACGATGTGGCAGATAATTAG
- a CDS encoding site-2 protease family protein: protein MSVLIFLLVLFVLVLVHEWGHFIVAKKTGMRVDEFGIGFPPKLYGVKKGETEYTFNALPIGGFVKIWGENYDDVVTADVAEADKGRGFSSRPKWAQALVLVAGVTMNILFAWFLFSLTYMIGVPTPVDEAVATDKAELYVAGTLPDSPAVALPPGAVVESLSFGDRVIDVPTPTNFSDLVQQAAPEPIFVTYTYGEETKTVSLSPQQGLIVDNPEQYVVGASLTLVELQKVGFFEAVKDGFVTTYTAFGDITIGLFTLIKEAFVGQADFSQVAGPVGIVGMVGDAAAFGVTALLTFTAIISLNLAVINLLPFPALDGGRLVFVAIEAVTGKRIPAEWAGRINLVGFAILMLLMIAVTYNDISRLL from the coding sequence ATGTCTGTTCTGATTTTTCTTCTTGTTCTCTTTGTCTTGGTTCTGGTTCATGAGTGGGGACATTTTATTGTGGCAAAAAAAACCGGCATGCGTGTTGACGAGTTTGGTATTGGTTTCCCACCAAAATTGTATGGCGTAAAGAAAGGGGAAACAGAATACACGTTCAACGCCTTGCCAATCGGTGGCTTTGTTAAAATCTGGGGAGAAAATTATGATGATGTGGTCACCGCTGATGTAGCCGAGGCAGATAAAGGGCGGGGTTTTAGTTCACGACCAAAGTGGGCACAAGCTCTGGTGTTGGTGGCGGGAGTGACCATGAACATTTTGTTTGCTTGGTTTCTCTTTTCGTTGACGTACATGATTGGCGTACCGACCCCGGTTGATGAGGCTGTCGCTACCGACAAGGCAGAGCTGTACGTCGCTGGTACATTGCCTGATAGTCCAGCAGTTGCCTTACCGCCTGGTGCTGTAGTAGAAAGCCTCTCATTTGGCGACAGGGTGATTGATGTGCCTACTCCGACGAACTTTAGCGACCTGGTGCAGCAGGCGGCACCAGAGCCAATTTTTGTAACCTACACATACGGCGAAGAAACAAAGACGGTTTCATTGTCGCCACAGCAAGGACTAATTGTAGACAATCCAGAACAGTATGTAGTTGGTGCTTCTCTTACCCTAGTTGAGTTGCAAAAAGTTGGTTTTTTTGAGGCTGTGAAGGATGGTTTCGTGACCACGTACACCGCTTTTGGTGACATTACAATCGGCCTCTTTACGCTCATTAAAGAAGCGTTTGTCGGCCAGGCCGACTTTTCTCAGGTGGCTGGACCAGTTGGGATTGTGGGGATGGTAGGTGATGCGGCAGCCTTTGGTGTGACAGCGCTCCTTACGTTTACCGCCATCATCTCATTGAATCTTGCGGTCATCAATCTCCTGCCGTTCCCAGCGCTTGATGGTGGACGGCTAGTCTTTGTGGCAATTGAAGCAGTGACAGGAAAGCGTATTCCGGCAGAGTGGGCCGGTCGCATCAATTTAGTTGGCTTTGCTATCTTGATGCTCCTGATGATTGCAGTGACCTACAATGACATCTCCCGTCTCCTCTAG
- a CDS encoding rod shape-determining protein — MFGSLTPKIGIDLGTTSILVFVPGQGIVLNEPSVVAVSDDNKVLAVGTEAKLMIGRTPESIKAYRPMKDGVIADYRVTEAMLRYFLRKSMSKYNLLRPDVMVSVPAGVTSTERRAVVEAAMKAGARNAFVVKEPILAAIGAGVPIYEPQGHMIVDIGGGTIDAAVISLGGIVAANSVKCAGNRIDAAIIDYVKKSRNLSIGEKTAEEIKITVGSALPLEEELTMEIKGRDMVSGLPRTTEVRSNEIVKAIGKELREMIKAIKDVFQNTPPELAADIIDGGIIMTGGTSQLRNFPELIRRRTGVKAQVADQALFCVAKGTGVALEHLDVYKRAVLAKK; from the coding sequence ATGTTTGGCAGCCTTACCCCAAAGATTGGCATTGATCTTGGTACCACGAGCATTTTGGTGTTTGTGCCTGGTCAGGGGATTGTGCTCAACGAACCATCGGTGGTAGCAGTGTCGGACGATAATAAAGTATTGGCGGTTGGCACCGAAGCTAAGCTTATGATCGGACGAACGCCGGAGAGTATTAAAGCCTATCGACCGATGAAAGACGGTGTGATTGCTGATTATCGCGTGACTGAGGCAATGCTTCGCTATTTCTTGCGTAAGTCAATGAGTAAGTACAATCTGCTTCGTCCTGACGTGATGGTGTCGGTGCCGGCCGGGGTAACTTCGACCGAGCGCCGAGCAGTGGTGGAAGCGGCGATGAAAGCCGGTGCGCGTAATGCGTTTGTGGTGAAGGAGCCAATTTTGGCTGCGATTGGTGCTGGTGTGCCAATTTATGAGCCGCAAGGACACATGATTGTCGACATTGGTGGCGGGACGATTGATGCGGCAGTGATTTCGCTTGGTGGTATCGTAGCAGCCAACTCAGTGAAATGTGCTGGGAATCGCATTGATGCGGCGATTATTGATTATGTCAAAAAAAGTCGCAATCTCTCTATCGGTGAAAAGACGGCTGAAGAGATTAAAATTACGGTTGGTTCAGCTTTGCCGCTTGAAGAAGAGCTCACGATGGAGATTAAAGGGCGTGACATGGTGTCTGGCTTGCCGCGCACTACTGAAGTGCGTAGTAATGAGATTGTAAAAGCGATTGGCAAGGAACTGCGGGAAATGATTAAGGCAATTAAGGATGTGTTTCAAAATACGCCACCGGAACTCGCTGCTGATATTATCGATGGCGGCATTATCATGACTGGGGGCACTTCGCAGCTGCGTAACTTTCCAGAATTGATTCGCCGGCGTACTGGTGTAAAGGCGCAAGTGGCGGACCAAGCACTCTTTTGTGTTGCTAAGGGAACAGGAGTGGCGCTGGAGCATCTCGATGTCTACAAGCGTGCAGTCTTGGCGAAAAAATAA
- a CDS encoding septation protein IspZ: MLRHARLFKLLILDMLIIEFGPLLVFFALYHFLCSFGKAALGLAGTTLVTLYISKLVNQRIPWFVVISGGITAGSAILSYWFKTPDILIFTDTVFYFLFAGLLASGVFHKRQVFATFFGHVFCISEAGWKILERRFLGIFIAAGIANELVRHLGSVHDWVVFKQWLVVVFLLFGFYQLRVTSSHRTEEADRFGLRSQEFRERIVIEVDDKTHPHSKCD, encoded by the coding sequence ATGTTGCGTCACGCCCGATTATTCAAACTTCTCATTCTGGACATGCTCATTATTGAGTTTGGGCCTCTGCTGGTTTTTTTTGCGCTATACCATTTCCTCTGTAGCTTTGGCAAAGCTGCTCTCGGTCTGGCCGGCACCACCTTAGTTACCCTCTACATTTCAAAACTAGTAAATCAACGCATTCCGTGGTTTGTAGTCATTTCAGGAGGCATCACTGCCGGCAGTGCAATCTTAAGCTACTGGTTTAAAACGCCCGATATTCTTATATTTACGGACACTGTTTTTTATTTCCTATTTGCCGGGCTACTCGCCAGCGGCGTATTTCACAAGCGACAAGTATTTGCGACCTTTTTTGGCCACGTATTTTGCATCAGTGAAGCTGGCTGGAAGATTCTCGAACGACGTTTTTTAGGGATTTTTATCGCAGCTGGTATTGCCAATGAACTCGTCCGACATCTTGGAAGCGTACACGACTGGGTTGTTTTTAAACAGTGGCTCGTTGTTGTTTTCTTACTTTTTGGCTTCTATCAACTGCGCGTTACTAGCTCACACCGTACTGAGGAAGCAGACCGTTTTGGATTACGTAGCCAAGAGTTCCGCGAACGCATTGTGATTGAAGTAGACGACAAAACACATCCACACTCTAAGTGTGATTAA
- a CDS encoding UDP-N-acetylglucosamine 1-carboxyvinyltransferase, translating to MQHIGTRIADLRETLGLTQTDLAKKLKTTQSAIARIESGKQNVSADMLKRISAALGKNLITLSPGTMNIKINGGKKLTGTIETNTSKNGAVGLLCASLLNKGTTTLHRMPRIEEVHRLIEVLESIGVKVDWSGSTVTITPPKKIDLKKIDRVAAERTRSIVMFIGPLIHQLQSFSLPQSGGCKLGSRTVKPHFFALEHFGVNIDTTATSFDVTVKPKQPKEIILYESGDTVTENALFAAAGKTGTTTIKYATANYMVQEVCTFLRLLGVQIEGHGTTTLTVTGVADINQNIEYTLSEDPTDSMFFLAAAITTNSSITITRCPIEFLELELLKLEKMGFKYTKSKPYLSHNGSTKLVDITTKPSKLVALHEKIHPAVYPGLNIDNLPFFAVIATQAAGQTLIHDWVYEKRAIYFTELDKLGADTVLADPHRIFITGPTKLRATELVCPPALRPATILLIAMLGAEGESVLRNIYSINRGYEKLVDRLASLGADVSYLDEF from the coding sequence ATGCAACATATCGGAACCCGTATCGCAGACCTGCGCGAAACTTTAGGACTTACCCAGACAGACTTAGCCAAAAAGCTCAAAACCACCCAAAGCGCCATCGCCCGTATTGAAAGCGGCAAGCAAAATGTGAGTGCCGATATGCTGAAGCGCATCAGCGCAGCCCTAGGGAAAAACCTCATTACCCTCTCCCCTGGCACGATGAATATTAAAATCAACGGCGGCAAAAAGCTCACCGGCACCATCGAAACCAACACTTCAAAAAACGGCGCCGTCGGGCTTTTGTGTGCTTCTTTGCTCAACAAAGGCACCACCACCCTACACCGCATGCCGCGCATTGAAGAAGTACACCGTCTGATTGAAGTGCTTGAGAGTATCGGAGTTAAAGTTGACTGGAGCGGCAGCACCGTCACTATTACCCCACCGAAGAAAATCGACCTCAAGAAAATCGACCGTGTTGCCGCCGAGCGCACCCGCAGTATTGTAATGTTCATCGGCCCCCTCATTCACCAACTTCAATCATTCTCGCTACCACAATCTGGCGGCTGCAAGCTTGGCAGTCGTACCGTAAAACCTCACTTTTTTGCCCTTGAACACTTTGGTGTCAATATCGACACTACTGCCACCAGCTTTGACGTGACTGTAAAACCGAAGCAACCAAAAGAAATTATTCTCTATGAATCGGGCGACACCGTGACCGAAAACGCCCTCTTTGCCGCCGCCGGGAAAACGGGCACCACTACCATTAAGTACGCCACCGCCAACTACATGGTACAGGAAGTGTGCACCTTCCTTCGCTTGCTTGGCGTGCAGATTGAAGGTCACGGCACCACCACCCTGACGGTTACTGGCGTTGCAGATATCAACCAGAATATTGAATACACCCTCTCAGAAGACCCGACCGATAGTATGTTTTTCTTGGCGGCAGCTATTACCACCAATTCCTCCATCACTATCACTCGCTGTCCGATTGAATTTCTTGAACTCGAACTTTTGAAGCTTGAAAAAATGGGCTTTAAGTACACCAAGTCAAAGCCATACCTCAGCCACAACGGCAGCACCAAGCTGGTCGACATTACGACCAAACCATCTAAACTCGTGGCTCTGCATGAAAAGATTCACCCAGCAGTGTATCCTGGCCTAAATATCGACAACCTCCCTTTCTTTGCCGTGATTGCTACGCAGGCGGCTGGCCAGACACTGATTCATGACTGGGTGTATGAGAAACGAGCTATTTACTTCACTGAACTCGACAAACTCGGCGCCGATACCGTACTGGCTGATCCACACCGCATCTTTATTACCGGACCAACCAAACTCCGCGCTACTGAGCTCGTGTGCCCACCAGCACTTCGCCCAGCCACTATTCTCCTCATTGCCATGCTTGGCGCTGAAGGTGAATCTGTCCTCAGAAATATCTACAGCATCAATCGTGGCTACGAAAAATTAGTTGACCGCCTCGCTTCGCTCGGCGCCGATGTTTCGTATCTCGATGAATTTTAG
- the frr gene encoding ribosome recycling factor — protein MDTDIKQRLAETKDWLQKEYAGIRTGQANPGLLDGVKVESYGSFMPLNQVGSIGIEDARTLRLSLWDSSQVGKVEQAIRDAELGVSVVADSAGLRVIFPELTSERREQLLKLAKAKHEDARIAVRAIRDEAMKAIEKAEKDGDISEDERFTKRDAVQVAIDAVNKELEELYNHKDQELKK, from the coding sequence ATGGATACAGATATTAAACAACGTTTAGCAGAAACAAAAGACTGGCTTCAGAAGGAGTACGCAGGTATTCGCACGGGTCAAGCAAATCCAGGTCTACTGGACGGTGTTAAAGTAGAGAGTTACGGATCATTTATGCCACTCAATCAGGTAGGTAGTATTGGGATTGAAGACGCACGAACACTCCGACTTTCACTGTGGGATAGTTCACAGGTGGGGAAGGTTGAACAGGCAATTCGTGATGCTGAGCTCGGTGTCTCTGTAGTTGCCGACTCAGCTGGACTTAGAGTTATTTTTCCAGAGCTCACCTCAGAGCGTCGCGAGCAGCTCCTAAAGCTTGCCAAGGCGAAGCATGAAGATGCACGCATTGCCGTGCGTGCGATTCGTGATGAAGCGATGAAGGCGATTGAAAAGGCTGAAAAAGATGGTGACATCAGTGAAGATGAGCGTTTCACCAAGCGTGACGCGGTGCAGGTGGCAATTGATGCGGTAAACAAGGAGCTAGAAGAGTTGTATAACCATAAAGATCAAGAGCTTAAAAAGTAG
- a CDS encoding DUF87 domain-containing protein: MKEGIPQQFSSPEEEIAFLRQQIAERERVLLERTPEVDDADVETIGREQLREYVSFTPKVILDPAYELKGEELAQSVSTVDTAHDPVTEIMQLAAERGVRNALTVLEKVSNAYVIDEVHRQLIEQIKSGVQLADLKEGVPPWHVLHMTLYEVTMPPQKSTDGQASHLNELVGKMQQLFAGLRTIGSAKEGNHFVIEIAVADKSDDIIFYVSVPNEFKTLFEKQTLSLFPQAVLTEQPHDYNIYVDGGHTLISDVVLKKHPIYPLKTHDVFATDPLEVVMNAFSKIEREGGGAALQFVLRYPSKDYRKQFDGIVRAVEKGTKPKEAIARSTVAGDLLASVSDMFFASKKNPNEPEQPKEIDTVELEKFKKKLETPVVEANIRMAVSASEFSRAEQIMRELQASFNQFDREDSNQFSFIPQKGVHLRHAQRAFSFRQLSAKTIVPLSVEELSTMLHFPADGVVAASQFKQSYAKTAPMQTEMPSEGTLLGINKHQGAEKPAYMAELDRMRHFYVIGQTGTGKSVFLKNLINQDIQSGAGVCMIDPHGTDIVDVLGAVPPEREKDVIYFDPSYMDRVIGLNMLEYDVTKPEQKTFIVNELLSIFQKLYGANPESMGPMFEQYFRNATMLVMEDPESGNTLMDIGRVMADAQFRRKKLEKATNPVVIQFWREIAGKAGGEASLENIVPYIVSKIDPLTANDYIRPIIGQQTSSFNFRQLMDERKILLVNLSKGRLGEINANLIGMIFVGKILMAALSRVDDPTMSFPPFYLHIDEFQNISTPAIASILSEARKYKLGLTVAHQFIAQLDPVIKDAVFGNVGSMAAFRVGNEDAQVLEPQFGSVFSANDLMNVPNRNAFMRVLANGTPAKPFSIATMPPHEADQTKVARMIAESYERWGRPRAEIEAEIQARYKKPVPPVPPPPGFGL; encoded by the coding sequence ATGAAGGAAGGGATTCCGCAGCAGTTTTCGTCTCCAGAAGAGGAGATTGCCTTTTTGCGTCAACAGATTGCCGAGCGTGAGCGTGTGCTTTTGGAGCGTACGCCTGAGGTTGACGATGCTGACGTTGAAACAATCGGCCGCGAGCAGTTGCGAGAATATGTGAGCTTTACGCCAAAAGTTATTCTTGATCCAGCCTACGAGCTCAAGGGTGAAGAGCTGGCACAGTCAGTTAGTACGGTTGACACTGCTCATGATCCGGTCACAGAAATCATGCAGTTGGCGGCAGAGCGAGGGGTCCGTAATGCGCTTACGGTGCTCGAAAAAGTTTCCAATGCGTATGTTATTGATGAAGTGCATCGACAGCTGATAGAGCAGATTAAGAGTGGTGTGCAGCTGGCTGATCTTAAGGAAGGTGTACCGCCGTGGCACGTGCTCCACATGACTCTGTACGAAGTGACCATGCCGCCGCAAAAAAGTACCGATGGTCAAGCATCTCATCTCAATGAGCTGGTCGGAAAGATGCAGCAGCTATTTGCCGGGCTCCGTACGATTGGCTCAGCGAAGGAAGGTAATCACTTTGTGATTGAAATTGCAGTGGCTGATAAGAGCGATGACATTATTTTCTACGTGTCAGTTCCAAATGAATTTAAGACCTTGTTCGAAAAACAAACGCTGTCCCTGTTTCCGCAAGCCGTGCTTACTGAACAGCCGCATGATTACAATATCTACGTTGACGGTGGGCATACGCTGATTTCAGATGTGGTGCTGAAGAAGCATCCAATCTATCCACTAAAAACGCACGACGTCTTTGCGACAGATCCACTTGAGGTTGTAATGAATGCGTTTTCAAAAATTGAACGTGAAGGTGGTGGTGCTGCACTGCAGTTTGTCTTGCGGTACCCAAGTAAGGATTATCGTAAACAGTTTGATGGGATAGTGCGAGCAGTCGAAAAAGGGACGAAGCCAAAAGAGGCAATTGCGCGCAGTACGGTAGCAGGGGATTTGCTGGCATCGGTGAGTGACATGTTTTTTGCGTCAAAGAAAAATCCAAATGAACCTGAGCAGCCGAAGGAAATTGACACGGTCGAACTTGAGAAGTTTAAGAAGAAGTTGGAGACGCCAGTTGTTGAGGCAAATATACGAATGGCAGTATCAGCCTCAGAATTTTCGCGAGCCGAGCAAATTATGCGTGAATTACAGGCTTCTTTTAATCAATTCGATCGAGAAGATAGCAATCAATTTTCATTCATTCCACAAAAAGGAGTGCATCTACGGCATGCACAGCGAGCGTTTTCATTCCGTCAGTTGTCCGCCAAAACTATCGTGCCTTTATCGGTAGAGGAGCTTTCAACCATGCTGCATTTTCCGGCCGACGGCGTGGTGGCTGCGTCGCAGTTTAAACAGTCATATGCTAAGACTGCACCAATGCAGACAGAAATGCCGAGCGAGGGTACACTGCTTGGTATCAATAAACATCAGGGAGCTGAAAAGCCAGCATACATGGCCGAGCTCGACCGCATGCGTCACTTCTATGTGATTGGGCAGACGGGTACTGGTAAGTCGGTGTTCCTTAAAAATCTCATCAACCAAGACATCCAGTCTGGTGCTGGTGTGTGTATGATTGATCCGCATGGTACGGACATTGTGGACGTGTTAGGAGCGGTGCCGCCAGAGCGTGAGAAAGATGTTATTTACTTCGATCCGTCATATATGGATCGGGTAATTGGGCTTAATATGCTCGAGTACGATGTGACGAAGCCTGAACAGAAGACGTTTATCGTGAACGAGCTTTTGTCTATTTTCCAGAAGTTGTATGGGGCCAATCCCGAGTCGATGGGGCCAATGTTCGAGCAGTACTTCCGTAATGCAACTATGCTCGTAATGGAAGATCCAGAGAGCGGCAATACGCTCATGGATATTGGTCGGGTGATGGCTGATGCGCAGTTTCGTCGGAAGAAGCTTGAGAAAGCGACTAATCCAGTCGTGATTCAATTCTGGCGTGAGATTGCCGGTAAAGCTGGCGGTGAAGCATCGCTTGAAAATATTGTGCCGTACATTGTCTCAAAGATTGATCCGCTTACCGCCAACGACTACATTCGACCAATTATTGGTCAGCAGACCAGCTCATTTAATTTCCGCCAGCTCATGGATGAGCGCAAGATTCTTTTGGTAAACCTATCAAAAGGTCGCTTGGGCGAAATCAACGCCAACCTTATCGGTATGATTTTTGTTGGTAAGATTTTGATGGCGGCACTCTCTCGTGTAGACGACCCGACCATGTCATTTCCGCCGTTCTATCTACATATCGACGAATTCCAAAATATCTCCACTCCTGCCATTGCCTCAATTCTCTCAGAGGCGCGTAAGTACAAGTTGGGACTTACGGTTGCGCACCAGTTTATTGCGCAGCTCGACCCAGTTATTAAAGATGCGGTGTTTGGAAACGTGGGTTCAATGGCTGCGTTTCGCGTCGGCAACGAAGATGCGCAGGTGCTTGAGCCGCAGTTTGGTTCGGTCTTCTCGGCGAATGATTTGATGAACGTGCCTAATCGCAATGCCTTTATGCGCGTCTTGGCAAATGGTACGCCAGCGAAGCCATTTAGTATCGCGACCATGCCACCACATGAAGCTGACCAAACCAAAGTGGCTCGCATGATTGCAGAAAGCTACGAGCGCTGGGGCCGGCCACGGGCAGAGATTGAGGCGGAAATCCAGGCGCGCTATAAGAAACCGGTGCCACCCGTGCCGCCACCGCCAGGATTTGGACTCTAA
- the raiA gene encoding ribosome-associated translation inhibitor RaiA, which produces MAFPTINYKFNDLHEAQELTTIVEQKCASLEKYMHGVGSASCDVEFQKVAPQQNGAVYRVEVNLQLEGTLYRAEATEESFEKAIDEVRDELDKELRRAKDKQETLVKQGGREAKEQMMSAEV; this is translated from the coding sequence ATGGCATTCCCAACTATCAACTATAAATTTAATGATCTGCATGAAGCGCAGGAGCTCACGACAATTGTTGAGCAAAAGTGCGCTTCGCTAGAAAAATACATGCATGGCGTTGGGTCAGCTTCGTGTGATGTTGAATTTCAGAAAGTTGCTCCGCAGCAGAATGGTGCGGTGTACCGGGTGGAGGTGAATCTGCAGCTTGAGGGTACGCTTTATCGAGCTGAGGCAACTGAAGAAAGTTTTGAGAAGGCAATCGACGAAGTACGAGATGAGCTAGATAAGGAATTGCGCCGCGCAAAAGATAAGCAGGAAACTTTGGTAAAACAAGGTGGCCGAGAAGCGAAGGAGCAAATGATGTCGGCTGAAGTGTAA